In Vicia villosa cultivar HV-30 ecotype Madison, WI unplaced genomic scaffold, Vvil1.0 ctg.001626F_1_1, whole genome shotgun sequence, the genomic stretch TTTATCTTTCAAACTTTCaaccattgcattgttctatTAAAATGCAACCATTCTATGAGGCATATAGTCATCTAAAAATACCATGCATATCATATTTCATTgcctcacctctttcattacaatttaccacctttttgtcatatattttcatacaagtgtttcatacttgaactttcattgaaactttttctacacattgttagaaaagtttctcattcatacataaacacttgagcactattatatcattgtacattgtcttgcttgaaagagaagatcaatcctagtgattgatatatgttcatcaacattactactcaaattatacttagaattatatcttatttttcaggattgttgaaaataGGATtgtattgacttgctatccaggattgttggatgcaAGGGTTATTTGATTAaggagaggattgttctcttaatcaTTTGGATTGATCAaggagaggattgttctcttgaTCATTTGTTAGTCAatcacaagaggattgttcttgtggATTGCATAGGCTATTGTAAGGTGTTTACATTAgtaaaaatctctttcatgttgaaatgGGACTGGAGTATTCTCggactgtgaggggaaccagtatatatcgccgtgtcatttatttttctgcactttacattattcataacatcatcataaccagaaaagaaagtaacacatttcCAAACCGGATAAAAttttaaagtacctaattcacccccctcttaggcacacTCTTGAACTTACAAAGTATGATGTGACGTAAAAGACTTATTGTTGTCTGATTGGCTTGTGATCAGATTATTTAGAAAgaactagtaagatacccgtgcttccgacgggtaaatttatttattattttatgaaatttaattagatacgtataaatctaaaataaacaatttaattataaatgaaaaatatcatataaatttaactatattaaataattatataaaaaagaatCTGTAAGATGAaggtaaaaaaaagaaattttaacatttaaaaatgaaaattctctctcaatttatagtaattgttgattaaaacaaaatagattctttgttgataatgacccatatataaaaaatttatttgatgcaatataaaatatatttaaatacaaatgtaaaatgaacaataatcatatgaatttaattgtattaaataatcattaaaaaaatcgtgaatgaagaaagaaaaaaattaaaaataaggatattatctctctaataaaaacaatgattgattaaaataaaataagtattgtgTTAATAGTGACCCGAGAGATtacaatattttgaattttattaaaattaaaaaataaattattttttagagatgattaataaatagagaaaaaaattaaaataaaagtaagaaagtgtgggaagaaaatttgagagaaatttgaaattttaattaagatagagaaagtgtgtgatgatcgattaaaataaattaaatattgtattgatagtgacccatgagataaataaatatttaattttatcaaaattaaaaaaatatattattaatattttttgtgattaaatagaaaataattaaaatgaaagtaagaaaatgtgggaaaatgaaatgtgaaaaaATTTTAAGACAGCGAAGAAGTGTGTTGGGGAGAAAAAGTTggttattgaaaagttaaaaagttgGACCAATAAGAGACCAACAATTGGCGTTTGGTTATTGAAAAAGTGGTATGTTATTTTGTTAGTTACGGAATTGCCCTTTTTATGTGTAAAGAGCTTTTTAGCAAATGGCATATTAGTCAGATTAGTTAATCTCTTTGTAATGGTTTGTATAGAGTTTTTTAGCAAAGGGCATATTAGTCAAATTGGTCAATCTCTTTGTAATAGTTTGTatgattaaaatgaaagtaagaaagtgtgggaaaacgaaatgtgaaagaaatttgaaattttaagtaagagagagagagagaagaagtgtgttggggagaaaaagttggttattgaaaagttaaaaagttgGACCAATGAGAGACCAACAATTGGCGCTTGGTTAttgaaaagttgaaaaagtagtaTGTTATTTTGTTAGTTATGGAATTGTCTTTTTTTATGTGTAAAGAGTTTTTTAGCAAACGACATATTAGTCAGATTGGTAAATCTCTTTGTAATGGTTTGTATAGtagatgtaatttttttttaaaaaaaaacattctcaTTTCACTCTTAGGTACATCACACTCctctaaaaatttaaaaataatttaatgtatTCGGAGATGCACTCTCTTAAAATGTTGTAATCCTGGGTGAAAATCCGAGTTGACTTGATTCAGATTCGGGTGTCACctgatatttcgggtgcgggtttggatagtgtgaaacccgcacccgaaaccaCACTGAAATTACATAAGTGCCCCTAAATATATATAAGTGTAACAAATTTTATGGAAAGTTTTAgagtttaatttaaatttaaatgttgATGGAAAATTGTAATGTTGATGTTGGAAAGTTGTAgtaaaattgatggaaaattatAACGTTGTTGTtggaaagttgtaagaaaattgATGGAAATTTTCAATGTTGATgttgtattttatgtgttttgctgCGGGTTCGGGTGAAAAAATCCGAACCCAGCgagtgtgggcgtgggtgttatttttccACTCGAATAGTCtttgggcgtgggtgttattttgccactCGAATAGcctttgggtttgggtttgggttcgatttcgggtgagtgtttggatagcgtgaaacccgcacccgaccctACCCGTCGTCATCCCTATTTTGTAGTAAAGGTATGTCATCTAATTTTTTTCTATTCTTGTATTTATCTCCAGAGATGCATTTTCAGACAAATTTTTTGAGCAAAATAGGGATAGCTCACTAAAATGTTAAAACGTGTGTATAGAATGTGCGTTCCGAGATGCATCTCTAAATATTAAGAACATTTGTTATTTTCACTGTGATGTGAGAGCACTCTCTAAGGGTGGGAAAAGTAACCCCTTTTTTATGGGTGGAATGTTTTTTCTAAGGCTAGGTATGCATGGTTATATGGTTATAACCTATATTTAACCTATAGGATGTGACACCATTGAGACATGAGATTCATTTCCACTGTCATTTATCTAACATAGTCAAGTTAAGCAAGCAAAAATTCTAAACTCACAAACCTAATCTCCCTTTATGTTTGTAAAAATTAGACCATTTTGACCTAAAGAATCTTAGAATTTCCTTTCACTCCACCCCAAAAAATCTTCTTTAAATCCTAATTATCTTCTTctaaaccataaaaaaaaatcttaaaaagatAAGAAGAAAATCAGGATAGAATTAAGAACCAGCTTGAGTAAGTAGATCCTCCCCCCTCCCCCTCTCCTAAactcaatatttattaaaaactttATCACATACCTACACATCATTGGGAGCATCAAAAGGCCATTGAAGATTTAGGGTGCATTTGATTTGATAAAAATGAGGTACTGGACATGACAACTTTTTTGTACTTTGTTTGATACAGAAAGTAATCATGGTATTGGATAAAACATATGGTAAAGGACTAGACAAAACCATGAATTCTTATCATCCACTAAACGATAGAACAACTTTTTGTTCCAAGCACAaattatcaacaaaaaaaattcaaaatacaattttttttactctctctttctcattatttaatatttttaattataaatataatattaatattttatatattaataaagaatattacaataaaaattatattCTTTTTATTCGACTCATCAACATATCAAACaaagtagaaaataaaaaaatttatttatcatttttcttctcttttcaatttttaataatttgattcataaatatcaatattttatatatcaataaaaaatagtatagtAAAACTAGACTACTTTTCAATTGTGGATGGCCTGCCACAAAAGATTGGCCACGAAAATTAGACTCCACAAGTGGGGTATGATTTATAACACCAGTTGTAGTTTCTGTAGTGCAGAGGAGAGCCAAAGTCACCTTTTGTTTGAATGTAAAGAAGTGAAAACTATCTAGGAAAGAGTTTTAAATTGGATACAGGTTAAACACGAGCCACTTGAATGGGAACAAGAGCTGATATGGATTGTGAAGATGAGCAAAGGTAAAAATAGACAAGTTGCTATACTAAAGCTGGCTGCCACATAATGCATTTATGAAGTGTGGAGGTatagaaataacaaaaaaaatggaAATCATATACATAATAGGAATGTTGAAGATATTATCATAGATATGATAGTGTATAGGGGTTGGCATAACAGGAAGACTAGAGATTACCTAACGAAATTAATGATTAATTAGCCATATGGTTTTTGTTTATTGATTGATTGTTTTGGGCAGGATCCGGGCGTTTGCCTTGTATAGCttgtttttgaattaatcaaagtatacattgattcaaaaaaaatagtACAGTAAAACTTATATTATTTTGTCTGctgcataaacatattaaatagaGTCGAGTAAAAAAAGTTATCACTTCATATTTTTTTCTCCttactatttaatattttgattcataaataataatattttatacatCAATAAATAGTATTatagtaaaaattatattattttgtctagTGCATAGACATATCAAGTAAAATTGGAAAAAATATTGTCTAGTGCATTAAAATCAAACATAGTACTACACAAAAAGTTATCTTGTACTAATTGTTTAGTATTGTTTTGTTCGGTCCTTCTTATTTTACAAATCAAATGCACCCTTATTGTGACAATATTGCAGTTGTGTTCTACTCCTACAATAAGATTCCTACAAAgtcaaattttattaatattaagtatcttgttttgaaagaaagagttcggtagaaataaatattaatagaaCATATAGGGACAGACTTAATGTTAGGTGATCCAATAACCAAAGGTTCGACACCTAAGAATTTTCATAGGCATGTTGCTCATATGGGGTGAGAGTTGTTGTTATGATGGGGACGATGGTGTCTTCTTTGTAATTCTTGAACTCGACGATTATAAACCGACTTAACAGGATCATCCTCCAGGATAACTCTCGAGTAACCGCATTGCAAAACCTCTAGAATTTGGTACGAGATATGTTGTTGGTTGGAAACTAACATAACATTTTAAAATGATACCGAGGAGGGTTGGTTTGACACTAACACAACATTTCAAAATGATATCGAGACGCACTTAGACTAATTTGAAGGTCTAAGTAGAAGGGCAATTTAAACTTTTTTGGAATGAGTGTGATTCAGAGTGTTTGTGTTCAAATAATTTTGGGGAATTTATTATCTCATTCTATGAGGTGGAAAAAAAACCTTATAGAAATTTGAAAATGTTCATCAATTTTCATAGAGGTATTTTCATATGCATCTTTTGCATAactcaacaacacaaaattagtGTCACATCAttgcaaaacaaaatttaaaaataatttaatttcggagatgtatctcaaTGACATTCAATGCCTTGTCACtttgtatatttattttatttaaaaatcaatcaatattttaaatatattttaacacAACTAGTGTCACACCTAAGAATTTTCATGGGCATGTTGCTCATTTGGGTCTTGATTTTTAGATTTCCTTATATTAGTgagtatttttcttatttttctacgTTTTatacttttgttttgttttggtacaaattttatgttatgttttattttctgcatAAATAAAAACTTATGAGGTACTATTTTATAACAATAtcaagtttttttgttttgtgcaaatattgaaattttgaattgCACTTGAGAAACTTCAATTTGATCTCAATAAAGACTTCAATATGAtcaattgaaaatatgcatgatttaCAGATCACCTTGCGTGAAATTTCTATGTCACTCATCAATATCGATCTATGTCATCGAGTGCATTGATCTGGTGATCGTCGAGGTTCCGTCATGTTATACGTCAATGACGACACCTGCGGTGGTCCCATTATTGATGTATGAGGTTGACCAGATTGTAAAGTTGAAATCTAAGAATAAATGAATTCGGATGCACGCCTAAAGAACTATGATataacaattaaaatatattgtCCAAGTGGGAGATTGTggcaatattttttatatactaaattattgttttaatattttaataattattatgtaagtATATATTCATTTTAGTTTAATTAACTATTTTATCAAATTAAGTGATTTAATCtattaagtgataaaaaataaagtCAAAAGGCTAGTTAAATTTTTAATTAGAAGTTAATTTGGTATGGAATTAAATATGAGGGGATTTCACGATGGTCCATTTTGGAATGATAGAAACTCTAATTGGCCATCACCTTGTATATATGCTATATATGGTCTATCTCATCCATACACAAGCATATTATTCTGGATCGGCCAAAGATCCAAATGAGTGAGGCCCAattcatctcaaattcattcCATTTGACCTAAAGTATAAAATCAGTTCGCATGCTAAGAGAAAGGTATAATATCTGATTTATACTTTTCACTATattcatcttgaatcttgaactaACTTGGACGTTGGAGTGCTAACAATGCAGGTTCATCCCGCGCCACTTTAAAGGAGATTTGGGCCACTGTACAAGATCATTAGTTATTCAACTACATCTATTTATGGTTTCCAAACTGAACCAGGGCATCTATTTATACCTCCCCGaacaaaacaaatattatttattaccTCCCCGaacaaaacaaatattatttattctcCCATCTTAAGAGTATTCAAGAAATTAGGAGTACCAGTTGAGGAAGAATCACACAATTCTTCAAGTGTTTGTTGCTCGTCCTTACATGCTCGTTTGACTATTTCCTTTATGCTTGTTAAAATTTGATGAACATGTACATGTAAATAATTATTAATGACTTAATTAGTATTACAATAAATTCATTGAAGTTTTTTCAATTATTCCTCATCAAAGTCTTCTTTCCCTCTAGTAGTTTTTGTTTCCCATAGTCCAAGATCGATGAACTTTCAACTTGTTTTGCATATACTAGATTGCATAGTTTGTCTAGCAAGCAAAGAGTCTCTCATAGACTCTTGGTTTTTTATTCTCGTCTCCGGAGTAGGAATCCTCTCCCAACAATTTTACCAAAGTATCAATCCTTGGATGGCTTTATGGGTGATGTTTGGGTTTTCTCTTATCGATTCATGTAAACAAGGAGGTCTCTTGAATGACAACCTTTGGGTGGTGTACGAATATCGTCTCCACAATCTCAGTCATGTGGATGAGTTGTTGTTACGATGGGGACGATGGTGCCTTCTTGGTAATTCTTAAACTCTTGACGACTATGAACCAACTTAACTGGAGCATCCTCCAGGATAACTCTCGAGTAACCACATTGCAAAACCTCTAGGATTTGGTACGAGATATGTTGTTGGTTGGAAACTAACATAACATTTTAAAATGATATCGAGGCGTGTTGGTTTGACACTAACACAACATTTCAAAATGATATCGAGACACCTAGACCAATTTGAAGGTATAACTAGTAGGGCAATTTGAACTTTTTTGGAATGAGTGATTTAGAGTGTACCAATTTGAAGGTGTAACTAGTAAGGCTATTAGAACTTTTTTGGAATGAGTAATTTAGAGTGTTTGTGTTCAAATAATTTTGGGGAATTTCTTATCTCATCCTATAAGGTGGAAAAAAAGGTGAATTATAAAATGAGGGAGCAATTAAGTCCTCACCAGTATACTACTAATAATATATCATTAGATCTTCTAAAATAATCTAACGGTTCAGatgtgttaaaataaaaatgGTAACACCTAATTCTCTTTCTACCTTTTAACAAAAGTCTCCCCCTCCCTTCAAAACTTACATAGCGCCTTTGTATTAACCTACATGTTTGTACCAATGTTTTCTAACCAGTTCAATATTAGCACTCCTGTATATATAAATAATCCAAGTACACTATTTGCTTATATCTGTAGCGCCTTTTTGTTAGAAGAAAAAAAGTAGCATTGAGTTActtcatttcatttcaattttcatGCATGGAGCAGTCACGATGAAGAAATATGCCTTTATTACCTCTGGCTTTGTATGAGTCAATCATAATCAACATCAATATCTAGTAAATCAAACATTATAGGTGTACACACAGATACAAACTAAAAGAACAATAATGTCATCAATATTGAATGTCATGAATTACTCTGAATCTAAAGAATCAGAGATCATTCCGCAGACCTGAAACAATAACTAAGCAATTCTGATCAAACTTATAGTACTTCCTAAAGTAACTACCCCAACAAatgtatttttatcaaatatcaaTCCCCTAAAAATAAATTGTCAGCAATCAGTCTAATATCAGGTAAATCCTTTCGTTCAAACCACAAACTTTTCCTCGTGCCATTTGCAGAAGCGTTCCAGAGCGTCCCTCATCCACGCATGTCGAAGGCTTCCAAGTGCATCGGATACAGCCAACCAACTCCTATTTCTGGTATCTTGCTCAGGCCACAGCTCAAGTTCCTCCTTGACAAACAAAGCGAACATTGCTGCTTTACACAATCCTTCTGGACTGAACTCATCTTGGTGGGTCTTACTCCTAAACTCATAGCATCCAAGACAATCCTGACACCATATAACCACAAGTTTCAGTCATTGGTTTGCAAGTATACATCCAAATAACAAGATCAGTATGGAAATGTAGCAATATTAATCAACCCTTTTACAATAAAATAACTAAATCAGAGTATGTTTCAACTTTCAAGGGACAGCAGTAAAAGAGTGAAAGAATCAAAATGCATGCCAAGACAAATAGATAATTCCAAAAACATGTAATACCACTGACTTTTGCTCACATCTGAAATAAATGCTGGAAAGAACTTAAGAAGTGATAATATTCCAAGATATTTTAAGTGTTAATGTGTCTTCTTCTACTTTCAGATCCAAGCAAAGTTGATAAAACACCATTGCAAATATCAACAGTGATCAATTTACAGCAACATGAGAAGATGATCATCAAAACATTCAGACTCTTAAATGCATCATGATATTACAGAAGTTCAAAAGCATTATTGCAGAAGCTCGAAAGTTATTAAATTCACATTTCTCACCATTAGATCACCTCGAACTCCTGCTTCTTCTATAGCTTCTCTTACAGCAGCCTCTTCAACAGTTTCATCATTCTCCCAACCTCCCTTTAATGGGAAAACATCATAACAATCAGAAAACAGTGCACAACTGTTCTCAACCAGATTAAGTTACAAAACATTGCATAAATGAAAAGCAGCAAACATTTTAAACGGACACTTAAACTGCACTTGATTGtgcaaaataatttttgaaagtatcatatgcaattcaaTAAAGGTATCTGGTCAATAGATTCAGTATAGGTTTTTAACAAAAGTTTACAATACATTTGATTTATTCATATGGCTCCTGATATGTATAACAATTCAATTGTCCGGTACAAGGGTAGTATTGTGAACAGAATCCAGTGATTTTTCCATCTCATGACAagcaaagacaaaaaaaaaattgaactaaGTTAACATGTATTCAGAACAGAAAATGGTCAATAGGTTAATAAAGCCCCCACATTTTATACACTGGGTATATGAGATGAGCAGTTCTGGAATTATTTGAGCTTAAAGCATTGAATACATGATGAAGCTATTTTGTTACCTAAAAAAACAAGTTCGAGTTTGAAGTCCGGTTCGACTATATTGAGGCTCAAGCATTAGAGGGTTGACATACGTAAAGTAGCCCGTGTATGTGTAAATTAGTATATTATAGTCATCTTTACAAGATTTCATTCTCTAACCTAGGTCATCTTTATGGATACAAAgctaatttttattttacttcATCTTCTAGAGAGGATTCCCACAATCCATTATCACCAACATCAGTCAATTCCAAGAAAAGAGCTATAGTACAAAAACAACTTAATGCAATTGATATTCTCTTTCTAATAACTCACAGGTAGCAGGATCAAGGGAGAAATTTCATTTAGTTCTTTGGAGCGATTCATCCCATAGGAAATGAATCCATAGAGTTAGTAAAACCAGTTACCTTATAAGAGTACAAAACATATTCTGgtaatggattgctaatatacaTTTTCCCTTCATCCCAAAAAaccattattattagtataaagaGGGAGAAGAACAGTCAATGTCAGTTTCAAAATTTTCCAATACAATGACTGAAAAGAACAAACTGTTGGCTTTGCAAAATACAAATTCAgagcaaattaaaatatcatagtTATCAATGTATAGCATAAACTAATAACAACCATAACAATACCCAAACAGGTTTAAGAAGTGTCACTTCAAACGTTATATACCTTTGGAAACAAAAGACCTGGCCCACTAGGCGAATTAATCAGAAGCACTTCAACAATCTTCTCAGAACTAGAGTCGTCTTCACAACTTTTATACCTAAAGGGAACACACCTGCAACCCAATTGACATCTTCAAAACAGAACTTGAAGGGTATTATATATCCAAAACAAgtattatgttaaaaaaaaaaatgtaaacatCAAGCAATCCCTATCTGAAAATATATGCTATCATAATAAAAGCTGGTTAATTGGAAGGCTAATCAAATTCCATTTGTAGAGTCACTTtgcaaatcaatcaaatcaataattcataaaaatatacaATTTCCCGTCATTTACTATTTATCATCTGCATACAGCCTTTTGAAGTCAAATACTAAACAGTTGGCTTATCCGAGTTATAATCGGCAACGCAACAAACAAGAGGTGAACTTAAAGCCGTCAAGATTACTCAAAAACCAGAGGGTTAAAATTACATTTgattaaaaatcccaaaataaaattacatttaactaaGCCAAGAAAATTATTTGGAAGGACGGTTGAGAatgaaaaatataacatataatcttTAAGATCGCAAGTCACAACATTCAACTGAACTTTCCAAGTGTTGTCAAAATGCATAAGCAAAGTCAAGTCATAAATTTCAACTCTAAGTCACCAAAGTAGTAATTGGGAATATATTTCAAAAGTCAAGATAACATAATCAACAAAATTTCTTAGTATACATAACAAGCGCAGAAAGCCAATCACATCTCCTATCACAAATTATTGATATGttcaaaagaagaaaggaaaaagatTACAATTAAATAAAACCAATAACAATTCTTTATAAATAACACTGTGCTTCATAGATGACCATACATAGCACATACTTATATTATCATCAAAATAATTTCATAAATACACACAAGTACATCAAAAAATGCCTAACACATGAAAGGGCATGAACAAATATTAATATTACATattatcaaaatttattttttttccttaaTTTTAATGTACATCAAAAAATGCCTTCAACAGATAATTGGCTTTCATAAGTGCGCCCTAAAAAAGCCATAACAGAGACATACATCAACATCAAGAAACCATCTACCTCAACCAACAAATAAAATAGTACCAAAACATCACCATCAACAAGACCAAATCGTAATTTCCCAAACACCAAAACCAAACAAACAAACCTTTCCTCCAGAAAACGACAATTTCTCCTTTACACAACAATTTTAATCATTATAATTATTAGATAAATTCACTGCAGAAACTATAAAACAAAAAGTTAAcaacaaattaataaataaaagggaTAGGAATGAAGGGGAAAATCACATTACCCAGCAACAAGACGATAACCGTCCTCATAGCGTTGCTGATGCCGACCCGTACGAGCAACCAAATCAGACAtgatagaaacaaacaaaaaaattgaatcaGAACAATGTAGCAGTTTCTTTCGCCATTGGAATTGAAATCGAAATGATAAAGAGGCGCGCGAATCACGAAACTGTTATCGCCCGCACTCGATTACGATCCCAACAACGAACACATTTTGGTTTTTAGGGTTTGGTTTTGAGGGAAAGGGGAAATGAAGAAATGGGTGATAATAAAGGGTAAGGTATAGAGAGAGAGAATCGAAGGAaatgaaaaaaagagagaaagaagaagcgGTTAGAACGGATCAAATAAATGGGTCAAAGTCACG encodes the following:
- the LOC131636078 gene encoding nudix hydrolase 16, mitochondrial-like, with translation MSDLVARTGRHQQRYEDGYRLVAGCVPFRYKSCEDDSSSEKIVEVLLINSPSGPGLLFPKGGWENDETVEEAAVREAIEEAGVRGDLMDCLGCYEFRSKTHQDEFSPEGLCKAAMFALFVKEELELWPEQDTRNRSWLAVSDALGSLRHAWMRDALERFCKWHEEKFVV